Within Pseudomonadota bacterium, the genomic segment CAAGATGGTCATGCCCGGCGACAACGTGAAAATGACCGTCGAGCTGATCAGCAAAGTGGCGCTCGAAGAACAACAACGCTTCGCCATCCGCGAGGGCGGCCGCACCGTCGGAGCCGGCGTCGTCACCAGGATCGTCGAATAAGCATGAGTCCCACGACCAAAATCAGGATCCGGCTCAAGGCTTACGACCATCGCCTGCTGGATCAATCGACCGGCGAGATTGTCGATACGGCGAAGCGGACCGGTGCGCGCGTGGCCGGTCCCATTCCGCTTCCGACTCGCATCAACAAGTATACGGTGCTGAGGGGACCGCATGTAGACAAGAAGTCCCGCGAGCAGTTCGAGATACGAACCCACAAACGTCTCCTGGATATCCTCGAACCCACACAACAAACGCTCGACGCCCTGATGAAGCTGGATTTGTCCGCGGGCGTGGATGTCGAGATTCGATCCTGATGTAAGCCATGCCGAAGGTTAACGTCTACAATCTGGAACGCGCCAGCGTCGGCGAGCTGGAGCTCTCGAGCCACGTGTTCGGGGCGCCGGTCAGTGAAGTCTTGCTTTACG encodes:
- the tuf gene encoding elongation factor Tu (EF-Tu; promotes GTP-dependent binding of aminoacyl-tRNA to the A-site of ribosomes during protein biosynthesis; when the tRNA anticodon matches the mRNA codon, GTP hydrolysis results; the inactive EF-Tu-GDP leaves the ribosome and release of GDP is promoted by elongation factor Ts; many prokaryotes have two copies of the gene encoding EF-Tu); the encoded protein is KMVMPGDNVKMTVELISKVALEEQQRFAIREGGRTVGAGVVTRIVE
- the rpsJ gene encoding 30S ribosomal protein S10, whose amino-acid sequence is MSPTTKIRIRLKAYDHRLLDQSTGEIVDTAKRTGARVAGPIPLPTRINKYTVLRGPHVDKKSREQFEIRTHKRLLDILEPTQQTLDALMKLDLSAGVDVEIRS